A region of the Leishmania panamensis strain MHOM/PA/94/PSC-1 chromosome 10 sequence genome:
CGTTCTTCAGCGGTGTGGCCCCGATTGTCGCCTCCTGGTTCATCTCGCCTGTCCTCACCGGCGTTGTGTCGGCTCTTATCTACGGCCTGGTCCGCTTCCTAGTGCTTCGTCCGAAGAACTGTGTGCGGCGCGCGATGTACACCCTGCCCATCGTTGTGGCCATCGCCTTCTTCCTGGAGTCCTTCTTTGTGCTCTTCAAGGGCGCGTCGAAGCGCCTCAAGTGGTCTGTGGACCGGGCTGCCTGGGTGGCTGCGTGCAttggcgccggcgctggcgtgcTCTCGTGCGCGTTCATTCCCCTTCTGAAGCGCTTGGTTGCTCGTGACGAGGCGCGTGCCCTCGCTGCGTCTGAGGAACGACCGAGCACGACGGAGGACTCTAATCAGCGTGAGCCACTCAGCGTTGAGGACGTGCGCAAGCCTCGTGAGGTCACCGGCGACGTCGTCAACGAGTCGGAGGCCTCCGACTCGGAGCGGTCGGAGGAGCGCAAGGTGACTGGTGCCAGCGGCCTTCAGGTCCAGCAGTACGAGTGGGGTGCCGAGCGCGTATTCCGCTACCTGCAGATCTTCACTGCCATCTGCGCCTCCTTTGCCCACGGTGCGAGCGACGTGAGTAACGCCGTCGGCCCGCTTGCCGCCATCTACCAGGTCTATCAGTCGGGCAGTGTGGAAAAGAGCTCCTCTGTCCCGATCTGGGTGCTGTGCCTCGGTGGTGCCGGTCTTGTTTTAGGTCTCTCCACCTTCGGTATCCGCCTGATGCGTCTGATGGGTGAGGATCTGACTGTCATCACTCCGAGCCGTGGCTTCGCTGCGGAGTTATCGGCGGCGCTCGTTGTGTCCTTCGCCTCCGGCTACGGCATTCCCGTCTCGTCGACTCACTGCATCACTGGCGGTGTCATCGCCGTCAGCATCGTCGATGTCGGCTTCATGAACATCCGCTGGATCATGGTTCTGAAGATGTACGGCGGCTGGGTGTTTACCCTGGTGATCACTGCCGTTATCTCCGCCATGTTCTTTGCCCAGGGTGTCAGCGCCCCTGCCCTTtagctctctctccttcgcgtCCGCTCCTGGGCGTGCCAGTTAAATTTGTACGTTGCGAGAAAAttgtttccctcttttctgccAGTTTTGATTCTTTCTCATTTTGTGGTGCTCAACCATTTGCAACTCTCCGCTGCTCGCCAGAcaccgttttttttttctctttgtttcACGTGTATTTGAGATTGTCGCaggtgtgtgtttgtgcttCTTGCCGTATTTATGAGTGTTCGAGGCGCATGCACACTCGCCCACACTCACAGGCACCTATACACAGACAGGCAGTTGTGAACACTCatcacacacatacacgcactcATTCACAGGAGTGCGACTTTCAATGTCCAAGGTCGACTgatttccttttcttcccctcgctctccctctctcactcgctgTAAAGGACGTTGCTTCGGTCCCTTGTTCATGTGTGTTTCAATGTAACTCGTTTGTTTTGGCTcatttgcttctctcttcatacTTTATCTTCATTCTTTTAATCTTTGTGAGTGTGAGTTCTTGCGTGCGTATACgtgtttcttctcctttcagCTTAGCGTTTCTCGGTTCTTGTTTTCTCGGTGTTGTCCTTCATTCCTTTGCTtctcgccgcgctgcgctctTATTGAACAAAGAGGGAACGACCTCCAGACCCCAAGGCATGAtgaagcaacaacaaaaagcaAAAAATGCAGAATCGTAGGATGCTCAGTTAACCCTTCGtcttcgcctctttcttGTCCTTTGCGTCGCTTCTTTACTcgtctatttttttttttcgtttagCTCTTttcgcgtctctctccgtttCGTGTCTTCATCTTCCCGTTTTACTTATCGCCGGAAAGTTTCTTTAGGAATCGGAAAACTTCAGCAGGCTAACATCCATTTGCAGCCGAATCCCCTTCCCTCGCAGATGCCGGGAAAtgcagaagaaaaagaccATGCTATACATAatcattctctctctgtttcttttcgTTCCCCTAACACTCGCGTCGActtgttgtgtgtgtgtgtgtgtgtgggcgccCTACTTTGCTCTGATGTACTCTCGTATGATGAGCGAGACCCTTCGTTGCGGCGCACCTCTttgaaaaaggagaaaaaaggaaacggAGCTATACCAAAAAAGCTCCTCTTTTTCTAGTTTAATGATGCTCAGGGAAAACAGAGTAAGGAGGTGAGCAACTTGAGAGGTGGATGCCCGCGTTTCTCTCTGAGGGAAAACCATTTCAGGCAGTGACTGTGCAGCTGTGTGAAGCGACGACAAAGCGTACAAGCGTTGCCTGACACACTACGGAGACTGTTATCCTTTGCGACTCCCAGGtgttttttccttctcccttttgaGAGTCTTAATGCATCAATGTGACTTACCGACAACGAACAGCACAGAACAGGGCAAGTATCAAATGCGGCTCGTCTCTCTTGGTTGTTGCAGGGTGGGCGTTTTCAcgtgtgcgcctccgccCGTACACCTTCTTGACGAGTCGAGGATGTGGGGCGACTGTCTGTGTCTAGAGTAAGTCACCTCGTCCATTTGTTTGAACCGCGGCAAAGGGGGGCTTCGAGTGCGCAGCCCGGCTGCACGATGTGCGCGTGAGCTAAATGCGatgtcacacacacacacacgcactcacgcACGCT
Encoded here:
- a CDS encoding phosphate-repressible phosphate permease-like protein (TriTrypDB/GeneDB-style sysID: LpmP.10.1240); protein product: MADVNPYLWIVIVGSFVSFLTGAGVGMNDLANAFGTTYGARILTLTQIVIVASICEFSGAVTLGGEVTSTISSGVADPKDFAKQPYVFMYGMLCACGAAFCWLAIATWLRLPVSSTHSICGGVIGFALVYGGGGSVNWAKKKSEFPFFSGVAPIVASWFISPVLTGVVSALIYGLVRFLVLRPKNCVRRAMYTLPIVVAIAFFLESFFVLFKGASKRLKWSVDRAAWVAACIGAGAGVLSCAFIPLLKRLVARDEARALAASEERPSTTEDSNQREPLSVEDVRKPREVTGDVVNESEASDSERSEERKVTGASGLQVQQYEWGAERVFRYLQIFTAICASFAHGASDVSNAVGPLAAIYQVYQSGSVEKSSSVPIWVLCLGGAGLVLGLSTFGIRLMRLMGEDLTVITPSRGFAAELSAALVVSFASGYGIPVSSTHCITGGVIAVSIVDVGFMNIRWIMVLKMYGGWVFTLVITAVISAMFFAQGVSAPAL